The Burkholderia mayonis genome window below encodes:
- a CDS encoding ABC transporter ATP-binding protein has product MSVAQTVDGGAAPTPREPLLSLDRLHVRFGDTLAVDDVSLAIGRGERVALVGESGSGKSVTALSILRLLRDADVSGTIRFAGENLADRSERQMRGLRGADIAMIFQEPMTALNPLYTVGEQIGETIELHDGVSKRDARERAIALLARTGIDKPEARVDSYPHQLSGGQRQRAMIAMALACRPRLLLADEPTTALDVTIRAQIVELLLELQRDAAAERGMAVLLITHDLNLVRRFAERVAVMEKGKLVECGPVEQIFDAPEHPYTQRLLHSRPQRTVSPVLPIAPVVLDARGVTVQFRQKLPGFDGWFRSGRFTAVSDASVSVRQGETLGIVGESGSGKSTLAMALLGLQKVAHGDIEFEGRSLASYRGRERTALRANMQVVFQDPFSSLSPRQTIERIVSEGLELHRPQLSADARRDKVIAVLREVGLDRTVLHRYPHEFSGGQRQRIAIARALVLEPRVLVLDEPTSALDVSIQQQVLKLLSNLQRKYNLGYVFISHDLEVIGAMAHRVAVMQGGEIVETGDVERIFTDPVHPYTQKLLKAVR; this is encoded by the coding sequence GTGAGCGTGGCGCAGACGGTGGACGGCGGCGCGGCGCCGACGCCCCGCGAGCCGCTCCTGTCGCTCGATCGGTTGCACGTGCGCTTCGGCGACACGCTCGCCGTCGACGACGTGTCGCTCGCGATCGGCCGCGGCGAGCGCGTCGCGCTCGTCGGCGAGTCCGGCTCCGGCAAGAGCGTGACCGCGCTGTCGATCCTGCGGCTCTTGCGCGACGCCGACGTGAGCGGAACGATCCGTTTCGCGGGCGAGAACCTCGCCGACAGGAGCGAGCGCCAGATGCGCGGGCTGCGCGGCGCGGACATCGCGATGATCTTCCAGGAGCCGATGACAGCGCTCAATCCGCTGTACACGGTCGGCGAGCAGATCGGCGAGACAATCGAGCTGCACGACGGCGTGTCGAAGCGCGACGCGCGAGAACGGGCGATCGCGCTCCTCGCGCGCACCGGAATCGACAAGCCGGAGGCGCGCGTCGACAGCTACCCGCATCAGTTGTCGGGCGGCCAGCGGCAGCGCGCGATGATCGCGATGGCGCTCGCGTGCCGGCCGCGCCTGTTGCTCGCCGACGAGCCGACGACCGCGCTCGATGTGACGATTCGCGCACAGATCGTCGAGCTGCTGCTCGAACTGCAGCGCGACGCGGCGGCCGAGCGGGGGATGGCGGTGCTCCTCATCACGCACGATCTCAACCTCGTGCGGCGCTTCGCCGAGCGGGTCGCGGTGATGGAGAAGGGCAAGCTCGTCGAATGCGGGCCGGTCGAACAGATCTTCGATGCGCCCGAGCATCCGTATACGCAGCGCCTGCTGCACAGCCGGCCGCAGCGCACGGTGTCGCCCGTGCTGCCGATCGCGCCCGTCGTGCTCGACGCGCGCGGCGTCACGGTGCAGTTCAGGCAGAAGCTGCCGGGTTTCGACGGGTGGTTCCGGTCCGGGCGCTTCACCGCGGTGTCGGATGCGAGCGTGTCGGTGCGGCAGGGCGAGACGCTCGGGATCGTCGGCGAGTCGGGTTCCGGCAAGTCGACGCTTGCGATGGCGCTTCTTGGACTGCAGAAGGTCGCGCACGGCGACATCGAGTTCGAGGGCCGCTCGCTCGCGAGCTATCGCGGTCGCGAACGGACAGCGCTGCGCGCGAACATGCAGGTGGTATTTCAGGATCCCTTCAGTTCGCTTTCGCCGCGACAGACGATCGAGCGCATCGTGTCCGAGGGGCTCGAACTGCATCGCCCGCAACTATCCGCCGACGCGCGCCGCGACAAGGTGATCGCGGTGCTGCGCGAAGTCGGCCTCGACCGTACGGTGCTGCATCGCTATCCGCACGAATTCTCGGGCGGCCAGCGTCAGCGGATCGCGATCGCGCGCGCGCTTGTGCTGGAGCCGCGCGTGCTCGTGCTCGACGAGCCGACGAGCGCGCTCGACGTGTCGATCCAGCAACAAGTGTTGAAGCTGCTATCGAATCTGCAACGCAAATACAACCTCGGTTACGTGTTCATCAGCCACGATCTGGAAGTGATCGGCGCGATGGCGCATCGGGTTGCGGTGATGCAGGGCGGGGAGATCGTCGAGACGGGCGACGTCGAGCGGATCTTCACCGATCCGGTGCATCCTTACACGCAAAAGCTGTTGAAAGCCGTTCGTTAA
- a CDS encoding GNAT family N-acetyltransferase has product MSDSTAAPLVYLLRPAEPGDFEFAEALTHGNMNAYYQRHGLKWRADLFFASWRDSENFILELDGTPIGLLRMTEEGDSLHIRDVQIAPEYRQRGAGTYLLETSHRFAKARGLRETQLRVFVDNPAARLYLRMGYRLAGPRLAQFGSIRHMVRRVSS; this is encoded by the coding sequence ATGTCCGATTCAACCGCCGCTCCTCTCGTCTATCTGCTGCGCCCCGCCGAGCCGGGCGACTTCGAATTCGCGGAAGCGCTTACGCACGGCAACATGAATGCGTACTACCAGCGTCATGGTCTCAAGTGGCGTGCGGATCTCTTTTTCGCGAGCTGGCGCGACTCGGAGAATTTCATTCTCGAACTCGACGGTACGCCGATCGGCCTATTGAGGATGACCGAAGAGGGCGATTCGCTGCACATTCGCGACGTGCAGATCGCGCCGGAATACCGGCAGCGCGGCGCGGGCACGTATCTGCTCGAGACATCGCACCGTTTCGCGAAGGCGCGCGGATTGCGAGAGACGCAACTGCGCGTGTTCGTCGACAATCCGGCCGCGCGTCTCTATCTGCGGATGGGATACCGGCTCGCAGGGCCGCGTCTCGCGCAGTTCGGCTCGATCCGGCATATGGTGCGACGCGTGTCGTCGTGA
- the rraA gene encoding ribonuclease E activity regulator RraA: protein MMFATTDLCDANEGRLAAGTLRVLEPAFRVFGGVRRFAGPAATLKLFEDNTLVRAALEQDGAGRVLVVDGGGSLRCALVGGNLGALAEKNGWAGIVVNGCVRDSDELAECRVGVLALAAHPRKSDKRGGGMSDVPVDLRGTRIVPGDWIYADADGVLVSDDALLE from the coding sequence ATGATGTTCGCCACCACCGATCTTTGCGACGCGAACGAGGGCCGCCTCGCGGCCGGCACGCTGCGCGTGCTCGAGCCCGCGTTCCGCGTGTTCGGCGGCGTGCGGCGCTTCGCGGGGCCCGCCGCGACGCTCAAGCTGTTCGAGGACAACACGCTCGTGCGCGCGGCGCTCGAGCAGGACGGCGCGGGGCGCGTGCTCGTCGTCGACGGCGGCGGCAGCCTGCGCTGCGCGCTCGTCGGCGGCAACCTCGGCGCGCTCGCCGAAAAGAACGGATGGGCCGGCATCGTCGTAAACGGCTGCGTGCGCGACTCGGACGAACTCGCCGAGTGCCGGGTCGGCGTGCTCGCGCTCGCCGCGCATCCGCGCAAAAGCGACAAGCGCGGCGGCGGGATGAGCGACGTGCCCGTCGACTTGCGCGGCACGCGCATCGTGCCGGGCGACTGGATCTACGCGGACGCCGACGGCGTCCTCGTCAGCGACGACGCGCTGCTCGAGTGA
- a CDS encoding AraC family transcriptional regulator yields MSSSVPLFAQPPAATIDVPSEFAPTPSHPMRVRARSIAAGMRVPQHSHAWAQLAYASRGVLRLATAGSSWTVPPSRAIWVPPRIPHEVVIVEDAYLRTLYVDESAVPDGLDACRVVEVSGLLRELIVALEARPLNRVRERLLAALVLDELTRAEPLPLAVPMPTEKRLRALCEAVLAHPAQGESLEHWAAGVGASTRTIARLFKQELGVSFSQWRQQALLARAIPLLNQGRPLSHIARELGYQSQSAFSAMFRRAFGASPRAFIQRGDMHAATEIASADDGDAGPLL; encoded by the coding sequence ATGAGCTCGTCCGTTCCCCTTTTTGCGCAGCCGCCCGCCGCCACGATCGATGTCCCGTCCGAATTCGCGCCGACGCCCTCGCATCCGATGCGCGTGCGCGCCCGCTCGATCGCGGCCGGCATGCGCGTGCCGCAGCACTCGCATGCGTGGGCGCAACTCGCGTACGCGTCGCGCGGCGTGCTGCGCCTCGCGACGGCCGGCTCGTCGTGGACGGTGCCGCCGTCGCGCGCGATCTGGGTGCCGCCGCGGATTCCACATGAAGTCGTGATCGTCGAGGACGCCTATCTGCGCACGCTGTACGTCGACGAATCGGCGGTGCCGGACGGGCTCGACGCGTGCCGGGTCGTCGAGGTGTCGGGGCTGTTGCGCGAGCTGATCGTCGCGCTCGAGGCGCGCCCGCTCAATCGTGTGCGCGAGCGACTCCTCGCCGCGCTCGTGCTCGACGAGCTCACGCGCGCCGAGCCGTTGCCTCTCGCGGTGCCGATGCCGACCGAAAAGCGGCTGCGCGCGCTATGCGAAGCGGTGCTCGCGCATCCGGCGCAAGGCGAGTCGCTCGAGCACTGGGCGGCTGGCGTCGGCGCGAGCACCCGGACGATCGCGCGGCTTTTCAAGCAGGAGCTCGGCGTGAGTTTTTCGCAATGGCGTCAGCAGGCCCTTCTCGCGCGCGCGATTCCGCTCCTGAATCAGGGGCGGCCGCTGTCGCACATCGCTCGCGAGCTCGGCTATCAGAGCCAGAGCGCCTTCTCCGCGATGTTCCGGCGCGCATTCGGCGCGAGTCCGCGTGCGTTCATTCAGCGCGGCGACATGCATGCGGCGACGGAAATTGCATCGGCCGACGACGGGGATGCCGGACCGCTGCTGTAA
- a CDS encoding gamma-glutamylcyclotransferase family protein, whose translation MRYVFCYGTLRAGEINDIGRAAARHGIAAPMLIGAVAVSGRLYDFGNYPGMVAESGRDLVWGDIYAIDEALVSVLDEIEEVYPGVEGLFVQQQASVELGGRRYECLYYPVAAHSVADKPRIESGDWVQHRRARVA comes from the coding sequence ATGCGCTACGTATTTTGCTACGGGACCCTGAGGGCGGGCGAGATCAACGATATCGGCCGCGCGGCGGCGAGGCACGGCATCGCGGCGCCGATGCTGATCGGCGCCGTGGCGGTGTCGGGGCGGCTGTACGACTTCGGCAACTATCCGGGGATGGTCGCCGAGAGTGGCCGCGATCTCGTCTGGGGCGACATCTATGCGATCGACGAAGCGCTCGTGTCGGTGCTCGACGAGATCGAGGAGGTCTATCCGGGCGTCGAGGGCCTGTTCGTGCAGCAGCAGGCGTCGGTCGAGCTCGGCGGGCGCCGGTACGAGTGCCTGTACTATCCGGTCGCCGCGCATTCGGTCGCGGACAAGCCGCGGATCGAGTCGGGCGACTGGGTGCAGCATCGCCGCGCGCGTGTCGCGTGA
- a CDS encoding ABC transporter permease, which translates to MSRLAVSSRIDATRARVAPSPARRVWLRFKEQRLGYWSLVVFVIAFAASLAAPLWSNDKPIVVRYDGHYYFPLFKSYPETTFGGDFPTPADYLDPYVRGKLDTPGNFALYPPNRYYYDTLNYFSKRPNPAPPSRENWLGTDAQGRDLLARLVYGFRVSVEFALVLTFIGTLLGIGAGAVQGFFGGRIDIVGQRLIEIWSSMPELYLLIIFASVFEPSFILLIVLLSLFGWIGLSDYVRAEFLRNRTQDYVRAARAMGLSNWQIIWRHVLPNSLTPVITFLPFRMSGAILALTSLDFLGLGVPPPTPSLGELLAQGKANLDAWWISLATFWVLVATLLLLTFMGDALRNALDTRIADTTRAAGGIR; encoded by the coding sequence TTGAGCCGACTCGCCGTCTCTTCCCGGATCGACGCCACGCGCGCGCGCGTGGCGCCGTCGCCCGCGCGGCGCGTGTGGCTGCGCTTCAAGGAGCAGCGCCTCGGCTACTGGAGTCTCGTGGTCTTCGTGATCGCATTCGCGGCGAGCCTCGCCGCGCCGCTGTGGTCGAACGACAAGCCGATCGTCGTGCGCTACGACGGCCACTATTACTTTCCGCTCTTCAAGAGCTATCCGGAAACGACGTTCGGCGGCGACTTCCCGACGCCTGCCGACTACCTCGATCCGTACGTGCGCGGGAAGCTCGATACGCCCGGCAACTTCGCGCTGTATCCGCCGAACCGCTATTACTACGACACGCTCAATTACTTCTCGAAGCGGCCGAATCCGGCGCCGCCGTCGCGCGAGAACTGGCTCGGCACCGACGCGCAGGGGCGCGACCTGCTTGCGCGGCTCGTCTACGGGTTCCGCGTGTCGGTCGAGTTCGCGCTGGTCCTGACGTTCATCGGCACGCTGCTCGGCATCGGCGCGGGCGCGGTGCAGGGCTTCTTCGGCGGGCGCATCGACATCGTCGGGCAGCGCCTGATCGAGATCTGGAGCTCGATGCCGGAGCTGTATCTGCTGATCATCTTCGCGTCGGTGTTCGAGCCGAGCTTCATCCTGCTGATCGTGCTGCTGTCGCTGTTCGGCTGGATCGGGCTGTCCGACTACGTGCGCGCCGAATTCCTGCGCAACCGCACGCAGGACTACGTGCGCGCGGCGCGCGCGATGGGACTGTCGAACTGGCAGATCATCTGGCGTCACGTGCTGCCGAACAGCCTCACGCCCGTCATCACGTTCCTGCCGTTTCGGATGAGCGGCGCGATCCTCGCGCTCACGAGCCTCGACTTCCTCGGGCTCGGCGTGCCGCCGCCGACGCCGAGCCTCGGCGAACTGCTCGCGCAGGGCAAGGCGAATCTCGATGCATGGTGGATCTCGCTCGCGACGTTCTGGGTGCTCGTCGCGACGCTGCTGCTCCTGACCTTCATGGGCGACGCGCTGCGCAACGCGCTCGACACGCGGATCGCGGATACGACGCGCGCGGCGGGAGGCATCCGGTGA
- the gltX gene encoding glutamate--tRNA ligase — protein sequence MTRPVRTRFAPSPTGFIHLGNIRSALYPWAFARKMKGTFVLRIEDTDVERSTEASVDAILEGMAWLGLDYDEGPYYQMQRMDRYREVLAQMQERGLVYPCYMSTDELDALRERQRAAGEKPRYDGTWRPEPGKVLPEPPAGVKPVLRFRNPLTGSVAWDDAVKGRVEISNEELDDLVIARPDGTPTYNFCVVVDDLDMNITHVIRGDDHVNNTPRQINILRALGGEVPMYAHLPTVLNEQGEKMSKRHGAMSVMGYRDAGYLPEAVLNYLARLGWSHGDAEIFTREQFVEWFDLEHLGKSPAQYDHNKLNWLNNHYIKEADGARLAELAKPFFAALGIDADAIAKGPDLLGVIGLMKDRASTVKEVAETSAMFYRTPAPDADALAQHVTDAVRPALAEFAAALKTAEWTKEAVAAALKATLGAHKLKMPQLAMPVRLLVAGTTHTPSIDAVLWLFGRDVVVSRLEAALA from the coding sequence ATGACCCGTCCTGTACGTACCCGTTTCGCGCCGAGCCCCACGGGCTTCATCCATTTGGGCAACATCCGATCCGCGCTTTATCCGTGGGCCTTCGCTCGCAAGATGAAGGGCACGTTCGTGCTGCGGATCGAGGACACCGACGTCGAGCGCTCGACCGAGGCGTCGGTCGACGCGATCCTCGAAGGAATGGCGTGGCTCGGCCTCGATTACGACGAAGGCCCGTACTACCAGATGCAGCGGATGGACCGCTATCGCGAAGTGCTCGCCCAGATGCAGGAGCGCGGGCTCGTCTATCCGTGCTACATGTCGACGGATGAGCTCGACGCGCTGCGCGAGCGCCAGCGTGCGGCGGGCGAGAAGCCGCGCTACGACGGCACGTGGCGTCCCGAGCCGGGCAAGGTGCTGCCGGAGCCGCCCGCCGGCGTGAAGCCCGTGCTGCGCTTCCGCAATCCGCTGACGGGCTCGGTCGCATGGGACGACGCGGTGAAGGGGCGCGTCGAGATCTCGAACGAGGAACTCGACGATCTCGTCATCGCGCGCCCCGACGGCACGCCGACCTATAACTTCTGCGTCGTCGTCGACGATCTCGACATGAACATCACGCACGTGATCCGCGGCGACGACCACGTGAACAACACGCCGCGTCAGATCAACATCCTGCGCGCGCTCGGCGGCGAAGTGCCGATGTACGCGCACCTGCCGACCGTGCTCAACGAGCAGGGCGAGAAGATGAGCAAGCGCCACGGCGCGATGAGCGTGATGGGCTACCGCGACGCAGGCTACCTGCCGGAAGCGGTGCTCAACTATCTCGCGCGCCTCGGCTGGTCGCACGGCGACGCGGAGATCTTCACGCGCGAGCAGTTCGTCGAATGGTTCGATCTCGAGCATCTCGGCAAGTCGCCCGCGCAGTACGATCACAACAAGCTGAACTGGCTCAACAACCACTACATCAAGGAAGCGGACGGCGCGCGCCTGGCCGAGCTGGCGAAGCCGTTCTTCGCGGCGCTCGGCATCGACGCCGACGCCATCGCCAAGGGCCCGGATCTGCTTGGCGTCATCGGGCTGATGAAGGACCGTGCGTCGACGGTGAAGGAGGTCGCGGAAACCTCGGCGATGTTCTATCGGACGCCCGCGCCCGACGCCGACGCGCTCGCGCAGCACGTCACCGACGCGGTGCGCCCGGCGCTCGCCGAATTCGCGGCCGCGCTAAAGACGGCCGAGTGGACGAAAGAGGCGGTCGCGGCCGCACTGAAGGCGACGCTCGGCGCCCACAAGCTGAAGATGCCGCAGCTCGCGATGCCGGTACGCCTGCTGGTCGCGGGCACGACGCACACGCCGTCGATCGACGCGGTGCTGTGGCTGTTCGGCCGCGACGTCGTCGTGTCGCGCCTCGAGGCGGCGCTCGCGTAA
- a CDS encoding LysR family transcriptional regulator translates to MDRFKQIETFAAVAAKGSLSAAAHAEGVAPAIIGRRLDALEERLGVKLLVRTTRKLTLTFEGSAFLEDCQRIINDMQNAEASVSAGGVKASGHLRVSAPAGFGRRHVAPLVPAFTDAHPDVSVTLDLSDRMVDLVNEGFDCAVRLGELPDSSLVSLKLGENRRVCVASPAYLARAGTPETLADLARHNCLALAANANQQRGWAFVDDGKIVPIRVSGTMECSDGAVLHEWCLDGHGLAWRSWWEVGADIAASRLVSVLDAFAAPPVGIHAVFPQRRHLPLRVRLFLDFLKHTYEQPGYWA, encoded by the coding sequence ATGGATCGCTTCAAACAAATCGAAACGTTCGCTGCGGTCGCCGCAAAAGGCAGCCTGTCGGCGGCCGCCCACGCGGAAGGGGTCGCGCCCGCGATCATCGGCCGTCGGCTCGACGCGCTCGAGGAGCGGCTCGGCGTGAAGCTTCTCGTGCGTACGACCCGAAAGCTCACGCTGACGTTCGAAGGCTCGGCGTTCCTCGAGGATTGCCAGCGGATCATCAACGACATGCAGAACGCCGAGGCGAGCGTGTCGGCGGGCGGTGTGAAGGCGAGCGGGCACTTGCGCGTGTCGGCGCCCGCGGGCTTCGGCCGGCGCCACGTCGCGCCGCTCGTGCCGGCGTTTACCGACGCGCATCCGGACGTGTCGGTCACGCTCGATCTGTCCGACCGGATGGTCGATCTCGTCAACGAGGGTTTCGACTGCGCGGTGCGCCTGGGCGAGCTGCCCGACTCGTCGCTCGTGTCGCTCAAGCTCGGCGAAAACCGGCGCGTGTGCGTCGCGTCGCCCGCCTATCTCGCGCGCGCGGGCACGCCCGAGACGCTCGCCGATCTCGCGCGCCACAATTGCCTCGCGCTCGCGGCGAACGCGAACCAGCAGCGCGGCTGGGCGTTCGTCGACGACGGCAAAATCGTGCCGATCCGCGTGTCGGGCACGATGGAATGCTCGGACGGCGCGGTGCTGCACGAATGGTGCCTCGACGGACACGGGCTCGCGTGGCGCTCGTGGTGGGAGGTCGGCGCCGACATCGCGGCGAGCCGGCTCGTCAGCGTGCTCGATGCATTCGCCGCGCCGCCGGTCGGCATTCACGCTGTGTTCCCGCAGCGCCGGCACTTGCCGCTCAGGGTCCGGCTCTTTCTCGATTTCCTGAAGCACACGTACGAACAGCCCGGCTACTGGGCCTGA
- the aceB gene encoding malate synthase A, which produces MTTTLKLPQGMAITGEIKPGYEAILTPEALELVAKLHRQFEPRRRELLAARAERTKRLDAGERPDFLAETKSIREGDWKVAPLPADLQCRRVEITGPVERKMIINALNSGADSYMTDFEDSNAPSWTNQIDGQINLRDAVRRTISLEQNGKSYRLNDKIATLIVRPRGWHLDEKHVTVDGERVSGGVFDFTLFLFHNAKEQLARGSGPYFYLPKMESHLEARLWNDIFVAAQEAVGIPRGTIRATVLIETILAAFEMDEILYELREHSSGLNAGRWDYIFSAIKKFKNDREFCLADRAKITMTVPFMRAYALLLLKTCHKRNAPAIGGMSALIPIKNDPEANDKAMAGVRADKARDAGDGYDGGWVAHPGLVSLAMEEFVKVLGDKPNQIAKQRDDVQIEGGNLLDFQPEAPITEAGLRNNINVGIHYLGSWLAGNGCVPIHNLMEDAATAEISRSQVWQWIRSPKGVLDDGRKVTAELVREYAKVELDNVKNVVGGDTAPYDRAAVIFEQMSTSENFTEFLTLPLYEEI; this is translated from the coding sequence ATGACCACGACGCTGAAGCTGCCGCAAGGCATGGCGATCACGGGCGAGATCAAGCCCGGTTACGAAGCGATTCTCACGCCCGAGGCGCTCGAACTCGTCGCGAAGCTGCATCGCCAGTTCGAGCCGCGCCGTCGCGAGCTGCTGGCCGCGCGTGCCGAGCGCACGAAGCGCCTCGACGCCGGCGAGCGCCCCGATTTCCTCGCCGAGACGAAATCGATCCGCGAAGGCGACTGGAAGGTCGCGCCGCTGCCCGCCGACCTGCAATGCCGCCGCGTCGAGATCACGGGCCCGGTCGAGCGCAAGATGATCATCAACGCGCTGAACTCGGGTGCGGACTCGTACATGACGGACTTCGAGGATTCGAACGCGCCGAGCTGGACGAACCAGATCGATGGCCAGATCAACCTGCGCGACGCGGTGCGCCGCACGATCTCGCTCGAGCAAAACGGCAAGTCGTACAGGCTCAACGACAAGATCGCGACGCTGATCGTGCGCCCGCGCGGCTGGCACCTCGACGAGAAGCACGTGACGGTCGACGGCGAACGCGTGTCAGGCGGCGTCTTCGACTTCACCCTCTTCCTGTTCCACAACGCGAAGGAACAGCTCGCGCGCGGCTCGGGCCCGTACTTCTATCTGCCGAAGATGGAGAGCCACCTGGAGGCGCGCCTCTGGAACGACATCTTCGTCGCCGCGCAGGAAGCGGTCGGCATCCCGCGCGGCACGATCCGCGCGACCGTGCTGATCGAGACGATCCTCGCCGCGTTCGAGATGGACGAGATCCTCTACGAACTGCGCGAGCACAGCTCGGGCCTGAACGCCGGCCGTTGGGACTACATCTTCTCGGCGATCAAGAAGTTCAAGAACGACCGTGAGTTCTGCCTCGCCGATCGCGCGAAGATCACGATGACGGTGCCGTTCATGCGCGCGTACGCGCTCTTGCTGCTGAAGACCTGCCACAAGCGCAACGCGCCCGCGATCGGCGGGATGAGCGCGCTGATCCCGATCAAGAACGATCCGGAAGCGAACGACAAGGCGATGGCGGGCGTGCGCGCGGACAAGGCGCGCGACGCCGGCGACGGCTACGACGGCGGCTGGGTCGCGCACCCGGGCCTCGTGTCGCTCGCGATGGAAGAGTTCGTCAAGGTGCTCGGCGACAAGCCGAACCAGATCGCCAAGCAGCGCGACGACGTGCAGATCGAAGGCGGGAACCTGCTCGACTTCCAGCCGGAAGCGCCGATCACCGAAGCCGGCCTGCGCAACAACATCAACGTCGGCATCCACTACCTCGGCTCGTGGCTCGCGGGCAACGGCTGCGTGCCGATCCACAACCTGATGGAAGACGCGGCGACGGCCGAGATCTCGCGCTCGCAGGTCTGGCAGTGGATCCGCTCGCCGAAGGGCGTGCTGGACGACGGCCGCAAGGTCACGGCCGAGCTCGTGCGCGAATACGCGAAGGTCGAGCTCGATAACGTGAAGAACGTGGTCGGCGGCGACACGGCGCCTTACGACCGCGCTGCTGTGATCTTCGAGCAGATGTCGACGTCGGAGAACTTCACCGAGTTCCTGACGCTGCCGCTCTACGAAGAGATCTGA
- a CDS encoding C40 family peptidase, with translation MQHRYLTQACTRVVAGMFVGVLIASAPGAFADEVSSSSQNAVSSTQAESASSSQNLQQVSAVPPAKSQGGAKAFLSGMAGKAGDVVVGALNMIGVRYRWGGNTPDSGLDCSGFVRYVFQDTLGMSLPRRAEEMSRVGEKVRMSELKPGDLVFFNTMRRTFSHVGIYIGDNKFVHSPSTGSTIRVDDLDSGYWEKRFTGARRIETQFSTKPDDLRQRVKATIGDGNVNASASGSN, from the coding sequence ATGCAGCACCGATATCTGACCCAGGCTTGCACGCGCGTCGTCGCCGGGATGTTCGTCGGCGTCCTGATCGCTTCAGCTCCCGGCGCGTTCGCCGACGAAGTCAGCAGTTCCAGTCAGAATGCAGTCAGTTCGACTCAAGCCGAGTCGGCTTCCTCCTCTCAGAATCTCCAGCAGGTCAGCGCAGTTCCGCCCGCGAAGAGCCAAGGTGGTGCAAAGGCATTCCTGTCAGGCATGGCCGGCAAGGCGGGCGACGTCGTCGTCGGCGCGCTGAACATGATCGGTGTGCGTTATCGCTGGGGCGGCAACACGCCGGATTCCGGGCTCGATTGCAGCGGCTTCGTCCGCTATGTGTTCCAGGACACGCTCGGCATGTCGCTGCCGCGTCGCGCGGAAGAAATGAGCCGCGTCGGCGAGAAGGTTCGGATGAGCGAGCTGAAGCCGGGCGACCTCGTGTTCTTCAACACGATGCGCCGCACGTTCTCGCACGTCGGCATCTATATCGGCGACAACAAGTTCGTGCATTCGCCGTCGACGGGCAGCACGATCCGCGTCGACGATCTCGATAGCGGCTACTGGGAAAAGCGCTTCACCGGCGCGCGCCGGATCGAGACGCAGTTCTCGACGAAGCCCGACGATCTGCGCCAGCGCGTGAAGGCGACGATCGGCGACGGCAACGTCAATGCGAGCGCAAGCGGCAGCAACTGA
- a CDS encoding haloacid dehalogenase type II, which yields MTVEHNVMPGTLPAFPKAILFDAYGTLFDVHAVVAAAEQMFPGRGESLSQLWRRKQIEYSQLRTLADPAGARYRPFWDVTLDALRFAARALGLALSAAAEKRLMDEYACLSTYPDTVPTLRTLRARKTPPKLAILSNGNPQMLDIAVKSAGMNGLFDRVLSVDAVRAYKPSPAAYALGAAAFDAAPADIVFVSSNGWDVAGAGWFGYRTFWLNRTGAPFEELGALPAGTGAGMADLLAFLDSPPAAKLAGRARPAPGA from the coding sequence CTGACCGTGGAGCACAACGTCATGCCCGGCACCCTGCCCGCCTTCCCGAAGGCGATCCTCTTCGACGCGTACGGCACGCTGTTCGACGTGCACGCGGTCGTTGCCGCGGCGGAGCAGATGTTTCCCGGCCGAGGCGAGTCGCTGTCGCAGCTCTGGCGGCGCAAGCAGATCGAATATTCGCAGTTACGCACGCTCGCCGATCCGGCCGGCGCGCGCTATCGGCCGTTCTGGGACGTGACGCTCGACGCGCTGCGCTTCGCCGCGCGCGCGCTCGGCCTCGCGCTGTCCGCCGCCGCCGAGAAGCGGCTGATGGACGAATACGCATGCCTGTCGACCTACCCGGACACGGTGCCGACGCTGCGCACGCTGCGCGCGCGCAAGACGCCGCCGAAGCTCGCGATCCTGTCGAACGGCAATCCGCAGATGCTCGACATCGCGGTCAAGAGCGCCGGGATGAACGGCCTCTTCGATCGCGTGCTGTCCGTCGACGCGGTCCGCGCGTACAAGCCGTCGCCCGCCGCATACGCGCTCGGCGCGGCCGCGTTCGACGCGGCGCCCGCCGACATCGTGTTCGTGTCGTCGAACGGCTGGGACGTCGCGGGCGCCGGCTGGTTCGGCTACCGGACATTCTGGCTGAACCGAACGGGCGCACCGTTCGAGGAACTCGGCGCGCTGCCTGCGGGCACGGGCGCCGGCATGGCCGACCTGCTCGCATTTCTCGATTCGCCGCCCGCAGCGAAGCTTGCCGGCCGCGCGCGCCCGGCTCCGGGCGCCTGA